One genomic segment of uncultured Desulfobacter sp. includes these proteins:
- a CDS encoding AAA family ATPase: protein MQNMSPKKKGIPRIESLKVQNYRALKNVTLDKLTPMTVLLGPNGSGKSTIFDVFNFLSECFQYGLRHAWDRRGRGKEIKSRGADGPIVFELKYREAPKTPIITYHLAIDEGKKGPEVVDEWLQWRRGGKGQPFRFLEFHRGIGKAVSGEVPDVDDVRTESNLTSPDLIAVNTLGQLSDHPRIAALREFITDWYVSYLSIDQTRTQPEAGPQERLSKTGDNLPNVIQYLKEQYPKRLEKIFEILRKRIPRLERVDADPMPDGRLLLQIKDAPFEKPVLSKFASDGTMKMLAYLTVLYDPEPPRFVGIEEPENFLHPRLLPELAEECRAASKNAQLLITSHSPFLLNAMRDTEVRVLYRDDSGFTKAIRVSDITGMPEMIEAGSSIGYLWMEGHFGFGDPLINSDAPKPGKKGGR, encoded by the coding sequence ATGCAAAATATGTCCCCAAAGAAAAAAGGCATTCCGAGGATTGAATCGCTAAAGGTGCAAAATTATCGGGCATTGAAAAATGTCACCCTGGATAAACTGACGCCCATGACTGTGCTTTTAGGCCCCAACGGCAGCGGGAAATCCACCATATTTGATGTGTTCAATTTTTTATCCGAATGTTTTCAATATGGCCTGCGCCATGCCTGGGACCGCCGGGGAAGAGGCAAGGAAATTAAATCCCGGGGGGCAGACGGCCCTATTGTGTTTGAGCTTAAGTATAGGGAAGCACCAAAAACTCCGATTATTACCTATCATCTGGCCATTGACGAAGGGAAAAAAGGTCCGGAAGTGGTGGATGAGTGGCTGCAGTGGCGCAGGGGCGGCAAAGGACAGCCTTTCCGGTTTCTAGAGTTCCACAGGGGCATTGGGAAAGCAGTCAGTGGGGAGGTGCCGGATGTCGATGATGTCCGCACCGAGTCCAACCTGACTTCTCCGGATCTGATCGCGGTCAACACCCTGGGACAGTTGTCGGATCACCCAAGGATTGCCGCATTACGTGAATTTATCACGGACTGGTATGTCTCCTATCTTTCCATTGATCAAACCCGTACCCAGCCCGAAGCTGGACCCCAGGAGCGGTTGAGCAAGACCGGGGACAATCTGCCCAATGTAATCCAGTATTTAAAGGAGCAGTATCCAAAACGGCTGGAAAAAATATTTGAGATCCTTCGCAAAAGAATTCCCCGGCTGGAGCGCGTTGATGCCGATCCCATGCCGGACGGGCGTCTGCTGCTGCAAATCAAGGACGCCCCCTTTGAAAAACCGGTGCTTTCAAAATTTGCCTCGGACGGGACCATGAAAATGCTGGCGTACTTGACGGTTCTTTATGACCCGGAACCGCCGCGCTTTGTCGGGATCGAAGAGCCGGAAAATTTTCTTCACCCCCGCTTGCTGCCGGAACTGGCCGAGGAGTGCCGGGCCGCTTCCAAAAACGCACAGCTTTTGATTACCAGCCACTCGCCGTTTCTGCTCAATGCCATGCGGGATACGGAGGTGCGTGTCCTGTACAGGGATGACAGCGGCTTTACCAAGGCGATCAGGGTGTCCGATATTACGGGCATGCCCGAAATGATAGAGGCCGGCAGTTCCATCGGATATCTATGGATGGAAGGGCATTTTGGATTTGGTGATCCGCTGATCAACTCCGACGCGCCTAAGCCTGGAAAAAAGGGGGGCAGATAA
- a CDS encoding site-specific integrase: protein MKEIRKVDEAWKFYNDFILQSFSKRCKTTETGRWKNHIAPIVGEKTIKELTIYDLLELRKSLESKKLSPQTIFHCLSLLRRILNRVVDYDHSVQVPKFKNVMPKFDNRRLRYLSKQELDGLLNILKKKSNAWFEISLFAVNTGLRRGEIFNLSSENINNSDRHICVLDSKTHKNRVVPLNGTAFEIISDKKNNKIFTFSAPKIFEKAVKESGLNDGIKDSRHKVVFHTLRHTFASWLVQDGVKLEVVSKLLGHSSINITMRYAHLAPSQAKSAVNLISDKLE from the coding sequence TTGAAAGAGATCAGAAAAGTTGATGAAGCGTGGAAGTTTTATAATGATTTTATCTTACAATCATTTTCAAAGAGATGTAAAACCACGGAGACAGGCAGATGGAAAAACCATATTGCCCCGATAGTTGGAGAAAAAACCATTAAGGAATTGACCATTTACGATCTTCTTGAACTACGCAAATCGTTGGAATCAAAAAAATTAAGTCCTCAGACTATTTTTCATTGCTTATCCTTACTGCGTAGAATCCTTAACCGGGTTGTCGATTATGACCACTCTGTGCAGGTGCCTAAATTCAAAAATGTGATGCCAAAATTTGACAACCGTAGGTTACGTTATCTTTCAAAGCAGGAATTGGACGGTCTTCTAAATATTTTAAAGAAAAAGTCAAACGCCTGGTTTGAAATATCATTATTTGCCGTTAACACCGGGCTACGGCGAGGGGAGATATTTAATCTCAGTTCTGAGAATATCAACAACAGTGACCGGCATATTTGTGTTTTAGACTCTAAAACTCATAAAAACAGAGTCGTTCCTTTAAATGGCACAGCTTTTGAGATAATCTCAGATAAAAAAAATAATAAAATATTTACCTTTTCCGCACCAAAAATCTTTGAAAAAGCCGTTAAGGAATCCGGCCTGAATGATGGGATCAAAGATTCCAGGCATAAAGTTGTATTCCATACACTGCGACATACGTTTGCAAGTTGGCTTGTCCAGGATGGGGTTAAACTTGAGGTGGTCAGTAAATTGCTTGGCCACAGTAGTATTAATATTACAATGCGGTATGCTCATTTAGCACCTTCCCAGGCAAAATCCGCTGTTAATTTAATAAGTGACAAGCTTGAATAA
- a CDS encoding dynamin family protein — MSQIYLKSQEKVGSLTSFPTRINFWMQALEEWRQLVSSMDSQLSTLLQSVQHNCLQPQVTLTFGGHFKSGKSTVLNAMLGQKLLPTDDFPETGAICVLTSGQENAAEVFLAQGEHRVECNTTAIRREIALTSQVGERRSIVNNVKQLDIKIKGDVIPALVRWIDSPGINDTPTMDDCALRAAKLADVLVWVLSSRQCLSEPEQEFLASYIEERGPASVIFVLNSFLRRDTSEHWKRFLNGELPRLLTRIQSYAPDIGFTTDWPAQVIPIAGRASCELTSGHFGGSELHRFLLAFGSSDNPRVQVTRLFYARYELRKLVLKTQEKLQHEQTRLETEQQAFAHKRQKVERRRQEFVREVERSVNAFFIDWPQRAHDCGESVAWTVDSNSLKRDDTYSQKLTESLRDAARLLANNMLEKVAKAVKELRQSPLKSSGESTVREKLTPSKVSVKVANNDVGVGGSIGGGVIGAAIGSAIFPGVGTWIGVALGSAIGGGSSASEAMERDVNDTKLNVRKAAQSAANSLQGKRSEVVNLIINYCATDSNLSGISKPDETSVKFWESLYTKILHLVQETEEMAKELTS, encoded by the coding sequence ATGTCTCAAATATATCTTAAATCTCAAGAAAAAGTAGGGAGTTTAACTAGTTTCCCTACTCGAATTAATTTTTGGATGCAGGCTTTAGAAGAATGGCGTCAGTTAGTCTCTTCAATGGATTCTCAGCTATCAACACTCCTACAATCTGTCCAGCATAATTGTCTACAACCGCAAGTTACACTAACCTTTGGCGGACACTTTAAATCGGGGAAGTCAACTGTACTCAATGCCATGCTGGGACAGAAGTTGTTGCCAACTGATGACTTTCCTGAAACTGGAGCGATTTGTGTCTTAACTTCTGGTCAAGAGAACGCTGCTGAAGTTTTTTTAGCGCAAGGTGAACATCGAGTCGAATGTAACACTACAGCAATTCGGCGAGAAATTGCCCTCACTTCTCAGGTTGGGGAGAGACGCTCTATAGTAAATAACGTCAAACAGTTAGATATCAAGATCAAAGGTGATGTTATTCCAGCACTGGTAAGATGGATTGATTCACCCGGCATCAACGACACCCCCACAATGGATGATTGCGCTCTGCGTGCTGCTAAGTTGGCAGATGTGCTTGTATGGGTTCTATCTTCGCGCCAATGCCTATCCGAGCCGGAACAAGAGTTCCTCGCCAGTTACATTGAAGAGCGCGGACCAGCCTCGGTTATCTTTGTACTTAATAGTTTCTTGCGACGAGACACATCAGAGCATTGGAAGCGCTTTTTAAATGGAGAATTACCAAGGTTGTTGACTAGAATACAATCCTACGCACCAGACATAGGCTTCACCACAGACTGGCCAGCCCAAGTCATTCCTATCGCTGGTCGGGCATCTTGTGAGTTAACTTCGGGTCACTTCGGAGGATCGGAGCTACACCGTTTTCTTCTGGCTTTTGGTTCATCTGATAATCCCCGTGTTCAAGTTACGCGCTTGTTTTATGCCCGATATGAACTTCGCAAGCTGGTTCTCAAAACACAAGAAAAGCTTCAACATGAACAAACTCGTTTAGAGACAGAGCAGCAAGCATTTGCACATAAACGTCAAAAAGTAGAACGTAGAAGGCAAGAGTTTGTTCGTGAAGTAGAGCGATCTGTCAACGCTTTCTTCATAGATTGGCCTCAACGCGCTCACGATTGTGGGGAAAGCGTTGCTTGGACTGTAGATTCTAATTCACTTAAACGAGACGACACTTACAGCCAAAAATTAACTGAATCGTTGAGAGATGCCGCACGGTTACTAGCTAATAATATGCTTGAAAAAGTTGCAAAGGCTGTGAAGGAATTGAGGCAGTCACCACTCAAATCCTCGGGTGAATCTACTGTGCGAGAAAAGCTGACCCCATCGAAGGTATCGGTCAAGGTAGCGAATAATGACGTTGGTGTTGGTGGCTCCATTGGTGGTGGAGTTATTGGGGCAGCGATTGGAAGTGCAATCTTTCCAGGCGTGGGGACTTGGATTGGAGTCGCGCTGGGTTCAGCTATTGGCGGAGGATCAAGCGCTAGTGAAGCCATGGAGAGAGATGTTAATGACACGAAGTTGAATGTTAGAAAAGCGGCTCAATCAGCAGCTAATTCCCTTCAAGGGAAGCGATCAGAAGTCGTTAATCTTATCATCAATTACTGCGCGACTGATAGTAATTTGTCAGGAATTTCTAAACCGGACGAAACATCTGTTAAGTTTTGGGAGTCCCTGTACACAAAAATTTTACATCTGGTTCAAGAAACAGAGGAGATGGCTAAAGAACTTACCAGTTAG
- a CDS encoding DUF4276 family protein encodes MLEKLIVFVEEYSMEAALDILLPGMLDGADYQIIRFQCKDDLLKQLPSRLRGYSAWMPETWSILVLVDRDDEDCMILKQQLELHAEEAGLLTKTRAQTGEKFKVTNRIVIEELESWYFGDWAAVKTAYPRVPGTIPEKAPYRNPDNIQGGTWEALERILKRAGYFSEGLRKAECARHIARCMDIHQNRSLSFNRFYGAVQSIVAGAIA; translated from the coding sequence ATGCTGGAAAAGCTGATCGTTTTTGTGGAGGAGTATTCCATGGAGGCGGCACTGGACATCCTGCTGCCCGGAATGCTGGACGGGGCTGACTATCAGATTATCCGGTTCCAGTGCAAGGATGATCTATTAAAACAACTGCCCTCTCGGCTAAGAGGCTACAGCGCATGGATGCCGGAAACCTGGTCGATCCTGGTGCTGGTGGACCGGGATGATGAAGATTGCATGATTTTGAAACAGCAATTGGAGCTGCATGCCGAAGAGGCAGGGCTTTTGACCAAAACCCGCGCCCAAACCGGTGAAAAATTTAAAGTGACCAACCGTATCGTGATCGAAGAGCTGGAATCCTGGTACTTCGGGGATTGGGCCGCAGTTAAAACGGCCTATCCCAGGGTGCCCGGGACCATCCCGGAAAAAGCACCATATCGAAATCCCGACAACATCCAGGGCGGAACCTGGGAAGCATTAGAACGGATTTTAAAGCGGGCCGGTTATTTTTCCGAAGGTCTGCGAAAAGCAGAGTGCGCCAGACATATTGCCCGGTGTATGGATATTCATCAAAACCGCTCCTTAAGTTTCAACAGGTTCTATGGAGCTGTACAGTCTATTGTTGCAGGAGCCATTGCATGA
- a CDS encoding transposase, with protein MKKRNIFQNQSQEILSLFEMAKDRSKVMCIPMDYAKKDHVVMFCNGNGKILRKPFSIKNTPEGVEYLIDQVTQSCRHHGIDIKHTLFGGEDCGTYANNFIEALRSEDLLVAGVNALDAKRHRENVQTSTDRLDLLGISRMLLNCRGNCSPAQSGIYWNLRTLCRERQKLVITKSGLKNRVHTIVDQIFPGFLNESKSGIPPFSPASLILMEDRFSVHQIRRRRPTALVKILAKQGLPNPELRVEKLQRYATQVLKPQKDHIVTLQLSLKQQVKLILCLQEGTDQLKRDIAAHLAQIPGAFLTTIRGIGLILAAGVSAEIGDPNQQRSLTNLVSYAGIIPQIKQTGGEQGKTQVIRVGKRCNRILKNYVVQAGLHMGIHGPDELIADYKRRDARGQHADFGMARRFLRMAMCLMRTHQAYLPKRLRSQQCPMEERARYYQEAWPLLKDKWRRVKMLDIAFDKKMPLGQWRNMIQELYGIKLNL; from the coding sequence ATGAAAAAAAGAAACATTTTTCAAAATCAAAGTCAAGAAATCCTTAGCCTTTTTGAAATGGCAAAAGACAGGTCCAAAGTAATGTGCATCCCTATGGACTATGCCAAAAAAGACCATGTGGTCATGTTTTGCAATGGGAATGGAAAAATTCTTCGAAAGCCATTTTCCATAAAAAATACACCTGAAGGCGTGGAATATTTAATTGATCAAGTAACCCAATCTTGCCGTCATCATGGAATTGATATTAAACACACTCTTTTCGGAGGTGAGGATTGCGGGACATATGCCAATAATTTCATTGAAGCCCTGCGTTCTGAAGATTTGTTGGTTGCAGGGGTAAATGCTCTTGATGCCAAAAGACACAGGGAAAATGTTCAAACGAGCACGGACCGGTTAGACCTATTGGGTATCAGTAGAATGCTTCTTAACTGCAGGGGGAATTGTTCTCCAGCTCAATCCGGAATCTATTGGAATTTAAGAACGCTTTGTCGAGAAAGACAGAAATTGGTGATTACGAAAAGCGGTTTGAAAAATAGGGTTCACACGATTGTAGATCAGATTTTTCCAGGCTTTTTAAATGAATCCAAAAGTGGAATTCCTCCATTTTCACCGGCGTCATTAATATTAATGGAAGACCGATTCAGTGTGCATCAGATCCGGCGCCGAAGGCCAACCGCATTAGTGAAAATTCTTGCTAAACAAGGCTTGCCGAATCCAGAGCTCCGTGTCGAAAAACTTCAACGCTATGCAACCCAGGTCCTCAAACCCCAAAAAGATCATATTGTTACATTGCAACTGTCATTGAAACAACAGGTCAAATTAATTCTATGTCTCCAAGAAGGCACTGATCAATTAAAACGTGATATCGCGGCACATTTAGCGCAGATTCCAGGAGCATTTTTAACCACCATTCGAGGAATAGGCTTAATTTTAGCTGCCGGTGTAAGTGCTGAAATTGGAGATCCCAATCAGCAAAGATCTTTGACAAACCTGGTGTCTTATGCCGGTATAATTCCGCAAATAAAGCAGACAGGAGGGGAACAAGGTAAAACTCAGGTTATTAGAGTCGGTAAGCGGTGTAATCGTATTTTAAAAAATTATGTCGTCCAGGCCGGCTTGCATATGGGGATTCATGGACCCGACGAATTAATTGCCGACTATAAACGAAGAGACGCCCGGGGTCAGCATGCTGATTTTGGGATGGCAAGAAGATTTCTTAGAATGGCAATGTGTCTGATGCGAACCCACCAAGCTTATTTGCCAAAGCGCTTAAGAAGCCAACAGTGCCCGATGGAAGAACGAGCCCGTTATTACCAGGAGGCTTGGCCGTTACTTAAGGATAAATGGAGAAGGGTCAAGATGTTAGATATTGCATTCGATAAAAAAATGCCCTTGGGGCAATGGCGCAACATGATACAGGAGCTTTATGGCATAAAATTAAATTTGTAA
- a CDS encoding NifB/NifX family molybdenum-iron cluster-binding protein — MVIDPETQAFEVLESEAATLGSGAGIQAAQMVVNAGAEAVITGSLGPNATDVLSAAGLKIYLGAAGTIKEVLQQYKDGQLQDSPVPSAAAGVGMGPGRGRGMGRGMGRGGRFRAGPGGYCICPSCRERVPHQLGTPCFANKCPKCGTVMTRER; from the coding sequence ATCGTAATTGATCCTGAAACCCAGGCCTTTGAAGTTCTTGAAAGCGAGGCCGCCACGTTGGGCAGCGGAGCCGGAATTCAAGCCGCTCAAATGGTCGTCAACGCAGGAGCTGAGGCGGTGATTACCGGAAGTCTGGGGCCCAATGCCACAGATGTTCTATCGGCTGCCGGTCTGAAGATCTATCTTGGTGCAGCAGGAACAATAAAAGAAGTTCTTCAGCAATATAAGGATGGCCAGCTGCAGGACTCTCCAGTCCCCTCGGCTGCTGCCGGTGTCGGCATGGGGCCAGGCAGAGGGCGTGGCATGGGCCGAGGTATGGGAAGAGGCGGCCGTTTTCGTGCAGGTCCCGGTGGATACTGTATCTGCCCAAGCTGTAGGGAAAGAGTGCCCCATCAATTGGGAACCCCCTGTTTTGCGAATAAATGCCCCAAGTGTGGGACGGTTATGACACGAGAACGGTAA
- a CDS encoding substrate-binding domain-containing protein — protein sequence MEKNGLSRRRFLKTGGLALGAGLAAASPGFSQTYAKESLQVWSCGGLAEAFEPANHEFEKLTKASIAYTGAFAGALGKSLLTGSARTEVFGPRVLDLAKKLRAQGKMLWFKPLCFTRYVVATPKGNPAGIESIKDMGKTGVKTILAPEASPPGGKASMIILKKAGVEDKAIANAVFVGDCVQTAVIDLVKGKADAAVVEERIIHLPQFKGKLDTLPIPEAFIPPVPVPFTIGIMKWAKNRALAEAFVDFILSDKGQAWFHRAGFIPARTEEGERLIRKYGVMDV from the coding sequence ATGGAAAAGAACGGGTTAAGCCGCCGTAGATTTTTAAAAACAGGGGGGCTTGCATTGGGAGCGGGGCTTGCTGCTGCTTCACCAGGGTTTTCCCAGACCTATGCCAAAGAATCACTTCAAGTCTGGTCATGCGGTGGTCTTGCCGAGGCCTTTGAGCCGGCAAACCATGAATTTGAAAAACTCACAAAAGCCTCCATCGCTTATACCGGCGCTTTTGCCGGTGCTCTGGGGAAATCTTTGTTGACTGGGAGTGCCAGGACCGAGGTTTTTGGCCCGCGGGTTCTGGACCTTGCCAAAAAGCTAAGGGCCCAGGGCAAAATGCTCTGGTTCAAGCCCCTGTGCTTTACAAGATATGTGGTGGCTACCCCTAAGGGAAATCCTGCCGGAATAGAATCCATTAAGGATATGGGAAAAACCGGTGTTAAAACCATCCTGGCACCGGAGGCCTCTCCTCCAGGTGGTAAGGCCAGCATGATCATTTTAAAAAAAGCCGGGGTTGAAGACAAAGCAATAGCCAATGCCGTGTTCGTGGGGGACTGCGTTCAGACAGCCGTCATTGATCTGGTCAAGGGGAAAGCGGATGCTGCCGTAGTTGAAGAGCGTATCATCCATCTGCCTCAGTTTAAGGGCAAGTTGGATACCCTGCCCATACCCGAGGCCTTTATTCCTCCGGTTCCGGTTCCTTTTACCATTGGCATAATGAAATGGGCCAAAAACAGGGCGCTTGCAGAAGCTTTTGTGGATTTTATTTTGTCGGACAAGGGACAGGCCTGGTTCCACCGGGCGGGATTTATTCCTGCCCGGACAGAAGAAGGT
- a CDS encoding DUF262 domain-containing HNH endonuclease family protein, whose translation MKITPTTLTLSQLFSSSNELFTIPAYQRRYSWQWKQLAELFDDIHYLKNEDTHLLGSVVCLTASHRAGLNPLELVDGQQRITSLSIFLKALQVKFSELKQDDIVSEINSYLFCKGIDRKQHNKLLLGDLDNPDFIKVMNRSELDEVKNDNLTSAYDYLFEWISELSESELNEIYFKFINNVLIIRLDVGEAKDAYRLFETINNRGLKLNSTDIIKNFLLGHASSINEKVLDIVKDNWKGLIINLDEIDTDKFFRQLMSGIRTYKVTDTYVIDEFKKYYFSYVKEAEELAEYEIYNEIEVESSDAIEEEIAENGESTSNSTTEKTSDTSKISIVEFSKNIKKASEIYKQLLKRKSSNSKINQHLYNLQRIKSFPSYIFLLNLFGREDIDDNKLIEVLKIIETFMLRRHVCEYRTGELDNIFAKLINIDTKNIIKDLTIQLSKDLPDDDEFREKFATADFKREINRAKYILEIFEYNLIEDKGEFVIQSGNAVHLEHIIPQTIDTKKSKREFGDWIKYLGDNSLELHKQYVNKIGNFTLLAGDLNITASNNPFKDKLKEYSKSNIQLTKGLCEAYKEKEFNFDEVSQRCRDFSEKAVTIWKFNNF comes from the coding sequence ATGAAAATTACACCAACAACTCTGACGTTGAGTCAATTGTTCAGTAGCAGCAACGAATTATTCACAATCCCCGCCTACCAAAGAAGATATTCATGGCAGTGGAAACAACTTGCTGAATTGTTTGATGATATACACTACCTCAAAAACGAAGATACACATTTGCTGGGGAGTGTCGTCTGCTTAACAGCAAGTCATCGAGCTGGCCTAAACCCTTTAGAATTAGTAGACGGCCAACAACGTATTACTTCGTTGTCGATTTTTTTAAAAGCTCTTCAGGTAAAATTCAGTGAATTAAAACAAGATGATATTGTCAGTGAAATTAATAGTTACCTGTTTTGCAAAGGAATAGATCGAAAACAACACAATAAGCTTTTGCTTGGCGATCTCGACAATCCTGACTTTATAAAGGTAATGAATCGGTCGGAGCTTGACGAGGTTAAAAATGACAATCTCACCAGTGCATACGACTACCTCTTTGAGTGGATAAGTGAGTTATCTGAATCGGAATTAAATGAAATATATTTTAAGTTTATAAATAATGTACTCATAATTAGATTAGACGTAGGTGAGGCAAAAGATGCGTATCGATTATTTGAGACAATCAACAATAGGGGCCTAAAACTTAATAGCACAGATATTATAAAAAACTTCCTACTTGGGCACGCCTCTTCAATAAATGAAAAAGTCTTAGACATTGTCAAAGATAACTGGAAGGGGTTGATAATTAATCTCGACGAAATTGACACGGATAAATTTTTTCGACAGCTCATGTCAGGCATTAGAACATATAAAGTTACTGACACATATGTAATAGATGAATTTAAAAAATATTATTTTAGTTATGTGAAGGAGGCAGAAGAACTCGCCGAGTATGAAATTTACAACGAAATCGAAGTGGAAAGTTCAGATGCAATAGAGGAAGAGATTGCAGAAAATGGAGAGAGTACTTCGAATAGTACGACGGAAAAAACTTCCGACACATCTAAAATTTCAATCGTCGAATTTTCAAAAAATATCAAAAAAGCATCAGAAATATATAAGCAACTACTTAAAAGAAAATCCAGTAATAGTAAAATAAACCAACATCTATATAATCTTCAAAGAATTAAATCGTTCCCATCATATATCTTTCTCTTAAATTTATTTGGCAGAGAAGACATTGATGACAATAAGCTCATTGAGGTTTTAAAAATAATAGAAACGTTTATGCTCCGAAGGCATGTCTGCGAATACAGAACCGGTGAACTTGATAATATTTTTGCGAAACTAATAAATATTGATACCAAAAATATAATAAAAGATCTTACCATTCAGCTTTCAAAAGATTTGCCTGATGATGATGAGTTCAGAGAAAAATTTGCAACAGCTGATTTTAAAAGAGAAATTAACAGAGCGAAATATATTCTGGAAATATTCGAGTACAACCTAATCGAGGATAAAGGAGAATTTGTTATTCAGTCTGGTAATGCTGTCCACCTTGAACACATTATTCCGCAAACAATCGATACTAAAAAATCAAAAAGGGAATTTGGCGACTGGATTAAATATTTAGGGGATAACTCATTAGAACTTCACAAGCAATATGTTAACAAAATTGGGAACTTCACCCTGTTGGCAGGAGATTTAAATATCACTGCTTCAAATAATCCATTCAAAGACAAGCTTAAGGAGTACTCAAAGTCCAATATTCAATTAACGAAAGGTCTTTGCGAAGCCTACAAAGAAAAAGAGTTCAACTTCGATGAAGTTTCACAAAGATGCAGAGATTTCTCGGAGAAGGCCGTCACAATATGGAAATTTAATAACTTCTAA
- a CDS encoding carbohydrate kinase family protein, whose translation MPLDPLSSIFISYISNKAFDKVFAGLEGSELSQNLRKAASDWEKTLPKEIKIEPEVFFPKPGHDKNDQESSPYRDKLFQNLEAHEIPKKQLWFKALQEYREDRRTALKDQAHIFFKSNNTVTDKHLEDLADKFYDACILTESFFKKTVITALESINGIKDIDKNCSTILTIGSGNSEDILCLPPSSKIEIGSKHKVETEEHLGGSGVNYSMRLLSCGYDVFPILSIGYDSIGKHIKKELLKTARSNEASSHVIEFIGETDDEKFYDPNIQTPSTTIVVENSRRTIFTKKIKDGVNFIKHVEKRLGYLKELIPKDPYIVMIGHIHSDSIEISKENAGNTTKYIINSLKDRSIIFTNFGNSQLSLGLEFWKDSLPDIDFFQVNLDEAKLFFRDKDEHEQKLPEIIEQIRELEINAVITLDKFGAIGIHKEEKDCIYIAWPVLYSSEVKDPTGSGDAFAAGIVAHLVHSRDKSPNTFRSALSQAKIWAAFACGTYGGASDCPTSKSLEKYKDTILLRSDKTVEIRNQNFASEILTLLDIAFQPGKGCN comes from the coding sequence ATGCCGCTTGATCCGTTATCGTCGATTTTCATAAGCTATATTTCAAACAAAGCATTCGACAAGGTTTTTGCCGGCCTCGAAGGAAGTGAATTATCTCAAAACCTCAGAAAAGCTGCTAGTGACTGGGAGAAAACGCTCCCCAAAGAAATCAAAATTGAGCCGGAAGTTTTTTTCCCAAAGCCAGGGCATGATAAAAATGACCAGGAAAGCTCTCCATATAGGGATAAGCTGTTCCAGAACCTGGAGGCACACGAAATACCAAAAAAACAATTATGGTTTAAGGCCCTCCAGGAATATAGGGAGGACCGGAGAACAGCTTTAAAAGATCAGGCTCATATCTTTTTCAAATCGAATAACACCGTCACTGATAAGCATTTAGAGGATTTGGCAGATAAATTTTATGATGCCTGTATCCTGACTGAATCATTTTTTAAAAAGACTGTTATCACGGCATTAGAATCCATAAATGGTATTAAAGACATAGATAAAAATTGCTCAACTATCTTAACTATCGGTAGTGGAAACTCCGAAGATATACTTTGTCTGCCGCCATCCTCAAAAATTGAAATTGGTTCAAAACATAAAGTAGAGACTGAAGAACACCTCGGAGGGAGTGGAGTAAACTACTCAATGAGACTTCTATCATGTGGTTATGACGTATTTCCTATTCTTTCAATTGGTTATGATAGTATAGGGAAACATATCAAAAAAGAGTTGTTGAAAACAGCACGTTCTAATGAAGCTTCAAGTCATGTGATTGAATTTATTGGAGAAACGGATGACGAAAAATTCTATGATCCCAATATCCAAACACCAAGTACTACGATTGTGGTGGAAAATTCGAGAAGAACAATTTTTACAAAAAAAATTAAAGATGGGGTGAATTTTATAAAACATGTAGAAAAAAGATTGGGTTATTTAAAGGAGCTTATTCCTAAAGATCCCTATATTGTAATGATTGGACATATCCACAGTGATTCTATAGAAATCTCAAAAGAAAATGCAGGTAACACAACAAAATACATAATAAATTCGTTGAAAGATAGAAGCATTATCTTCACGAATTTTGGAAATTCACAGCTTTCGTTAGGATTAGAGTTTTGGAAAGACAGTCTTCCTGATATAGATTTTTTCCAGGTTAATTTAGATGAAGCAAAATTATTTTTTAGAGATAAAGACGAACACGAACAAAAATTACCAGAAATAATAGAACAGATTAGAGAATTAGAAATAAATGCTGTCATAACATTGGATAAATTTGGGGCCATTGGAATTCACAAAGAAGAAAAAGATTGTATTTACATAGCATGGCCTGTTCTATACTCAAGTGAAGTTAAGGACCCTACAGGTTCAGGTGATGCTTTTGCCGCTGGTATAGTGGCTCATTTAGTTCATTCCCGAGACAAAAGCCCCAATACATTTCGTTCTGCTCTTTCACAGGCCAAAATTTGGGCGGCTTTTGCTTGTGGAACTTATGGTGGTGCGAGTGACTGCCCGACATCAAAAAGCTTAGAAAAGTATAAAGATACAATTCTTTTGCGAAGTGATAAAACAGTTGAAATAAGGAACCAAAATTTTGCATCTGAAATTCTAACTCTATTAGATATTGCATTTCAGCCGGGTAAAGGGTGTAATTAA